One genomic segment of Brevibacillus laterosporus LMG 15441 includes these proteins:
- a CDS encoding RHS repeat domain-containing protein yields MQVLSGKKVVETEKNTYDPTTRQLLTQQNNDTRVSYTYDSFLRPTSMTTFGRTYEQRYEDEDDTPDSIVYPDGTATAYTYDELGRILSVKYPGMGKITYEYDTSTTGDTVHVQYPNGTQIEKGFNSFGQTTDVQHFQANNKAWEEQNQYNGFGNLVETTVNQSASTFGYDKLDRIRKETTPTRKQTYTYDERGNRQSVVTAKSPMIADSSYTYDALNRLNTYTKNGKESTYTYYPGELRASKEIDGKTTHYVYLNSNVIEELDEKNNLQARNIWGNELLYRDDVKDDKQGYYYTNTHGDIVEIKDKAGQTLNKYEYDLWGNVESKQETMSNPFLYAGEIYDEESGLIYLRARYYDPNDGRFITEDTYKGQVDNPLSLNRYAYVHNNPVSNVDPTGNWCESKDGRWAHPGGCSSKSSKKSHDNDHSGDFIIENGKVIGAFKYDDGSGARELEGFEDPFTYITGVGGLLKGAIKAGAKKASQEATATFIKMDLQFFSKINLSIKPAVSNKKLQNIVNELYKGQNMPKLIGNGTTMDAIRFELKAGIPVGGKFHSQKGRDYSRALEKLVNNNTLNHQEKQIAQALLNDLRNALAGK; encoded by the coding sequence ATGCAGGTCTTGTCAGGTAAAAAAGTAGTAGAGACAGAGAAGAATACCTACGATCCAACGACACGCCAGCTCCTCACACAGCAAAATAACGATACAAGGGTTTCCTATACGTATGACAGCTTTTTACGTCCGACTTCCATGACCACATTTGGACGTACGTACGAACAAAGATACGAGGATGAAGATGATACCCCGGACTCGATTGTGTATCCAGATGGAACTGCAACAGCTTACACCTATGATGAGCTAGGACGCATCTTATCCGTTAAATATCCAGGAATGGGCAAAATCACCTATGAGTACGACACGTCTACGACAGGGGATACCGTGCATGTCCAGTATCCAAACGGTACCCAAATCGAGAAAGGCTTCAACTCATTTGGCCAGACAACAGACGTGCAGCATTTCCAAGCTAACAACAAAGCATGGGAAGAACAAAACCAATATAATGGTTTTGGAAATCTAGTGGAAACAACAGTAAACCAATCTGCTTCCACGTTCGGCTACGATAAACTGGATCGGATTCGTAAGGAAACAACACCGACAAGAAAACAAACGTACACGTATGATGAACGGGGCAATCGTCAAAGCGTTGTAACAGCAAAATCTCCAATGATTGCAGATAGTTCTTACACCTACGATGCTCTTAACCGTCTTAACACCTATACAAAGAACGGAAAGGAAAGCACCTACACATACTATCCGGGTGAACTTAGGGCAAGTAAGGAAATAGACGGCAAAACAACTCACTATGTCTATCTAAATAGCAACGTGATTGAGGAGTTAGATGAAAAGAACAACCTCCAAGCCCGTAACATCTGGGGGAATGAACTACTCTACCGCGATGATGTGAAAGATGACAAACAAGGCTATTACTATACAAATACCCATGGTGACATTGTAGAAATAAAGGATAAGGCCGGGCAGACCCTGAATAAGTATGAGTATGATCTCTGGGGAAATGTAGAGAGCAAGCAGGAAACGATGTCCAATCCGTTCTTGTATGCAGGTGAGATATATGATGAAGAATCGGGCTTGATTTATCTGCGTGCCAGGTATTATGATCCAAATGATGGAAGGTTTATAACAGAGGATACGTATAAGGGGCAAGTGGATAATCCGCTTAGTTTGAATCGGTATGCATATGTGCATAACAATCCTGTGAGTAATGTTGATCCTACTGGGAATTGGTGTGAATCTAAGGATGGAAGGTGGGCACATCCTGGCGGATGTAGTAGTAAATCCAGCAAAAAGTCTCATGATAATGATCATAGTGGTGACTTTATCATTGAAAACGGTAAAGTTATTGGGGCTTTCAAATATGATGATGGTAGTGGGGCCAGAGAATTAGAAGGATTTGAAGATCCATTTACTTACATTACAGGTGTTGGTGGGCTACTAAAAGGGGCAATCAAGGCTGGAGCTAAAAAAGCTTCACAAGAAGCTACAGCTACTTTTATCAAAATGGATTTGCAGTTTTTTTCTAAAATTAATTTAAGTATTAAGCCTGCTGTAAGTAATAAAAAATTACAAAACATTGTAAATGAATTGTATAAAGGGCAAAATATGCCTAAATTAATCGGAAATGGAACTACTATGGATGCTATTCGTTTTGAGCTGAAAGCAGGTATACCAGTTGGTGGAAAATTCCATAGTCAAAAAGGTCGAGACTATAGCAGAGCATTAGAAAAATTAGTGAATAATAATACATTAAATCATCAGGAGAAACAGATTGCGCAGGCGTTATTAAATGATCTGAGAAATGCTTTAGCTGGTAAATAA
- a CDS encoding DUF7674 family protein, producing the protein MEYNDLVQTLLVEIPELNPVYEEEIEWLKEDLPHVIFGIVFNPYLIEILNLHDQEKKLKAIFIFLEKMAMSSDEKVKEVLVTTILESLITERNIIVKAKHYMGSVTKKLCEQLEIAYGY; encoded by the coding sequence ATGGAGTACAATGATTTAGTTCAAACATTGTTAGTAGAAATACCAGAACTTAACCCTGTGTATGAAGAAGAAATTGAGTGGTTAAAGGAAGATTTACCTCATGTAATTTTTGGTATTGTTTTTAATCCGTATTTAATTGAAATTCTGAATTTACATGACCAAGAGAAAAAACTAAAAGCGATTTTTATATTCTTAGAAAAAATGGCAATGAGTTCTGATGAAAAAGTAAAGGAGGTATTAGTTACCACTATTCTTGAATCGTTAATAACGGAAAGGAACATTATTGTTAAAGCAAAGCATTATATGGGGAGTGTAACAAAGAAATTGTGTGAACAGCTAGAAATAGCATATGGATACTAA